The following coding sequences are from one Humulus lupulus chromosome X, drHumLupu1.1, whole genome shotgun sequence window:
- the LOC133803481 gene encoding uncharacterized protein LOC133803481 yields MSRILVQPVGQKRLTNVAVVRLKKHGNRFEIACYKNKVLSWRSGVEKDLDEVLQSQTVYSNVSKGVLAKSKDLIAAFGTDDQTQICLEILDKGELQVAGKERESKLSSQFRDIATIVMQKTYNPETQRPYTISMIERLMRDIHFAIDPNSGSKKQALEVIHELQKHFPIKRSPMKLRLSVPEEGLSALMEKLNAWNAKMISKDKSGSQLSCICELDPGFYRDCEALMNNLKGKFEVLALSIHAEGDAHLDQYDEEEHEASHSRKELTATVAKLSDKLQKQTISTTTSGGNAAAGEGKQNKCSTCNALVGDSSQYREHFKSDWHKHNLKRKTQNLAPLTKEECMADIEICDSKADLKEYSF; encoded by the exons ATGTCTCGGATACTTGTTCAGCCCGTAGGTCAAAAGAGGCTCACCAATGTCGCCGTAGTCCGTCTCAAGAAGCACGGTAATCGCTTCGAAATCGCTTGTTACAAGAACAAGGTCCTCTCATGGCGTTCTGGCGT AGAGAAGGATTTGGACGAAGTGCTGCAGTCGCAAACGGTTTACTCGAATGTCTCGAAAGGGGTTTTGGCGAAATCTAAAGACTTGATTGCTGCATTTGGGACTGATGATCAGACCCAAATATGTTTGGAG ATTTTGGACAAAGGAGAGCTTCAAGTTGCTGGGAAGGAGCGAGAATCTAAGTTATCCAGTCAGTTCAGGGACATTGCTACCATTGTTATGCAGAAAACATATAATCCCGAAACTCAGCGCCCTTACACCATAAGCATGATCGAGCGCCTTATGCGTGATATTCATTTCGCCATTGACCCAAATAGCGGCTCCAAGAAGCAG GCACTGGAAGTTATTCATGAACTTCAGAAGCACTTTCCAATAAAAAGGTCTCCAATGAAATTACGGCTCAGTGTTCCTGAAGAAGGACTTTCAGCTCTCATGGAAAAGCTGAATGCATGGAATGCAAAAATGATTTCAAAAGATAAATCAGGAAGTCAGCTATCTTGT ATTTGTGAGTTGGACCCTGGTTTTTATCGCGACTGTGAGGCCTTAATGAATAATCTGAAGGGAAAGTTTGAAGTTcttgcactttccattcatgctGAAGGAGACGCTCATTTGGATCAATATGATGAGGAGGAACATGAAGCATCACACTCGCGCAAGGAGCTGACTGCAACTGTAGCAAAATTGAGTGACAAATTGCAAAAACAAACTATCTCCACCACCACAAGTGGTGGGAATGCTGCAGCAGGGGAAGGAAAGCAAAACAAATGCAGTACTTGTAATGCGCTCGTAGGCGATTCGAGTCAGTACAGAGAGCACTTCAAGAGTGATTGGCATAAGCATAACTTGAAACGCAAGACTCAAAATCTCGCCCCTCTCACAAAAGAAGAATGCATGGCTGACATTGAAATTTGCGACTCCAAGGCAGATCTGAAGGAATATTCATTCTAG